Sequence from the Pseudomonas sp. LS.1a genome:
TATGACCGCAGTGGCCCGCTGGCCATGGCGCCGAGCCAACTGGGCGCGTTCGTGCGTTCCAGCCCGGAGCAGGCCACCGCCAACCTGCAGTACCACGTGCAGCCGCTGTCACTTGAACGCTTCGGCGAGCCACTGCACAGGTTCCCGGCCTTTACTGCTTCGGTGTGCAACCTGCGCCCGGCCAGCCGCGGGCGTATCGATATCCGCAGCAGCGACATGAACAGCACGCCGCTGATCGACCCCAACTACCTCAGCGACCCCCAGGACCTGCGCGTCGCCGCCGATGCCATTCGCCTTACCCGGCGCATCGTCCAGGCCCCTGCCCTCGCTGCGTTCGACCCAAGGGAATACCTGCCGGGCCCAGCCCTGCAAACCGAGGAAGAGCTGTTCGAAGCCGCCGGCAAGATCGGCACCACCATCTTTCACCCGGTCGGCACCTGTCGCATGGGCAATGGCGAACTGGACGTTGTGGATAACCAGTTGCGCGTGCACGGCATCCCCGGCCTGCGCGTGGCTGACGCCTCGATCATGCCGCAGATCACCTCCGGCAATACCTGTTCACCCACCCTGATGATCGCCGAGAAGGCGGCGCAACTGATTCTCAAAGGAGCTGCTACCCAGACCTATCTGAACGAAGACGCGATACCGACGCCCTGACCCCGGGGTGCGTGCAGTACCGGCAGCTAGCGGTCAGAAGCTGCCGACAGTGGAACAACAAGAATAATCACTGTGGCCTGCGGGCCGAGGACAGCAACGATGTCGGATTACATCCAAGAGCAGGGTGCGGCGGCCAGCAGCGCCAGCGGCCGTGAAGAACGCAAGATCATTTTCGCGTCATCCCTCGGGACAGTTTTCGAGTGGTATGACTTTTTTCTCTATGGTGCGTTGGCAGCGGTCATCAGCAAGCAGTTCTTCGCTGGCGTGAACGATACCACCGCCTTCATCTTCGCCCTCATGGCCTTTGCCGCCGGCTTTCTGGTGCGGCCGTTCGGCGCGCTGGTGTTCGGCCGCCTGGGCGACATGATCGGGCGCAAGTACACCTTCCTGGTCACCATCGTGCTGATGGGCCTGTCCACCTTCGCGGTGGGGCTGTTGCCCACCTACGCCAGCATTGGCATCGCAGCACCGATCATCCTGGTGGTCCTGCGCATGCTGCAGGGGCTGGCGCTGGGCGGTGAGTACGGCGGTGCGGCCACCTATGTGGCAGAGCATGCGCCGCCCGGCAAGCGCGGCTTCCACACGGGCTTCATTCAGTCCACCGCCACCCTCGGCCTGCTGCTGTCGCTGGTGGTGGTGCTGGGCAGCCGCTATATCAGTGGTGACCAGTTCGAAACCTGGGGCTGGCGCCTGCCGTTCCTGCTGTCGATCGTGCTGCTGGCGATTTCCACCTGGATCCGCATGAGCATGCACGAGTCGCCGGCCTTCGTGAAAATGAAGGCCCAAGGCAAGGTCAGCAAGTCGCCGATCCGTGAGTCGTTCACCTCCTGGCCGAACCTGAAAGTGGTGCTTACCGCCTTGTTCAGCATTAACGCCGGGCAAGCCGTGACCTTCTACACGGCGCAGTTCTACGTGCTGTTCTTCATGACCCAGATGCTGAAGATGGACCCGGCACAGGCCAATACCTTGCTGATCATCAGCGTGGTCATTGGTGCGCCGTTCTTCGTGTTCTTCGGCTGGTTGTCCGACCGTATTGGCCGCAAGCCGATCCTGATGCTCGGCCTGCTGCTGGCCACGTTGCTGTACTTCCCGCTGTTCAAGGCGCTGAGCCACTACGCCAACCCACAGATCGACGCAGCCAGCCGCCAGGCGCCGATCGTGGTCACTGCCGACCCACAAGGCTGTACCTTCCAGTTCGACCCGGTGGGCAAGGCGCGTTTCGACAGCCCGTGCGACAAGGTCAAGACTTTCCTGGTCAAGCAGGGCCTGCCCTATAGCTCGGTGGATGTGGCCGGTAGCGATGTGGTGGTGAACATCGGTGACAAGACCATCAACGGCTTCGACGAAGCGGCCATGCGTGCGGCGGTGGAACAGGCCGGCTACCCGGCCAAGGCCGACCCTGCTCAGGTCAACCAGGTGATGGTGGTGGTGCTGATCGTGGCGATGATCCTGATCGCGACGATGACCTATGGGCCGCTGGCGGCGGTAATGGTCGAGCTGTTCCCGACCCGTATCCGCTACACCTCGATGTCGCTGCCCTACCACATTGGCAACGGCTGGTTCGGTGGATTCCTGCCAACGGTGTCATTCGCGCTGGTGGTGTATACGGGGGATATCTTCTACGGGCTGTGGTACCCGGTGCTGGTGACCGGGGTCAGCCTGGTGGTGGGAATCTTCTGCCTGAAAGAAACCAAGGATGTGGATATCGACAAGATCTGACGCAGCTCAAGGCCTGCACCAAATGCTCAGGCGCTGAAGCGCTTGTTGTGGGAGCGGCCTTGCGTCGCGAAAGGGCCGCAAAGCGGCCCCAGGATTTCAGCAGTGATGCATGAATTGCCGGGGCCGCTTTGCGGCCCTTTCGCGACGCAAGGCCGCTCCCACAGTCTTCTCCCACAGAGGGTGCAATCCTGCTACCGAGCCCATAAAAAAACCGGCTGTAAAAGCCGGTTTTCTTATGCCCCAAAAAAACTTATGCACGATTTTCAGAAAAATGTCATACACAGAAATAAACAGCTAATTCAAACACTTAGCTATCACTTCAGGCATTTAATCCAAAAACAGTTCACAAGTTATCCACAGATGGTCAGGCCATCTGCTCCTGGGGTTTTTCCTCTGCTGGCGGCAGCGAACCCATGGCCCGCTGGGTCGCTTCGTTCCACGCCGCGGCGCGGTCGTTGAGCTCGGCAATGGCCCGTGGCCCGGTGCCGTTGGCGTACATCGGCTTGCCAATCACCACCTCGATGGTGCCAGCGCGCTTGCCCCAACCGGTTTTCGGCCAGAACTTGCCGGCGTTGTGGGCAATCGGCAGCACTGGCAGCCCGGCATTCACCGCCAGCGCGGTACCGCCACGGGAGAACTTGCCCATGGTGCCGAACGGCACACGGGTCCCTTCCGGGAAGATCAGCACCCAGATCTTCTGCTTGAGCAACTCATCACCCTTGCTGGCTACCTGGCGCAGGGCTTCCTTGGGGTTGTCACGGTTGATCGCGATCGGCCGCAGCATGGCCATGGCCCAACCGAAGAACGGCACGTACAGCAACTCGCGCTTGAGCACCTGGCTCAGCGGCGAAAAGTACTGGGAAAGGAAGAAGGTTTCCCAGGTGCTCTGGTGGTTGGACAGGATCACGCAAGGCTCATCAGGCACGTTCTCGGCGCCAGTGACCTTGTAGTCGATACCCAGGATGGTGCGCACCAGGAACAACGCGCAACGGCACCAGTACACGTTGATGAACTTGTAGCGCTTGGGGAACGACAGGAACGGCGCGACGAAGAAGCTCAGCGAGCACCACAGCAGCGAACTGGTGCCCAGCAGCAGGTAAAAAAGAAAGATTCTGATCGCCTGCAGGATCGACATAGTGGCTTGTACCATTGCGGGGCATGCCCGCCTGAGAAAAATGCGCCCGAAGGCGCACTGTTTAAATTAGTTCTCTGGCGATAGCTGCCAGATCGTCGAAAATCAGTGTAGTTTCCGGGACGCCTTTTTCCAGGGTCCGCTCGCCCTTGCCGGTTTTCACCAGCACGGGTTGTGCACCGACGGCCAGGGCGGCCTCCAGGTCACCTTTGCTGTCGCCAACGAACCAGACGCCTTCCAGGCCGACCTGGTAATGCTCGGCGATCGCCCGCAGCATGCCAGGCTTGGGCTTGCGGCAATCGCAGCCTTCGTCCGGCCCGTGCGGGCAATACACGATGTGGCCCACCTCGCCACCCTGCTCGGCCACCAGCGCGCGCAGGCGCGCGTGCATGGCCTCGAGGGTTGCCAGCGCATAGTAGCCACGGGCAATGCCGGACTGGTTGGTGGCAACGGCCACCGTCCAGCCCGCCTTGCTCAACTGCGCGATCGCTTCGACCGAGCCAGGGATCGGCACCCACTCGTCCAGCGTCTTGATGTAGGCGTCGGAGTCGTGGTTGATGACTCCGTCACGGTCGAGAATCAGCAGTTTCAAGGCTTACCCCAGCAGCGAAATGTCGGCCACGCCCAGGAACAGGCCGCGCAGGCGGCTGAGCAGGGCATAACGGTTGGCGCGTACCTTGGCGTCCTCGGCGTTGACCATCACTGCCTCGAAGAAGGCGTCGACCGGGTCACGCAGGGCCGCCAGGCGGGCCAGCGATTCGCTGTACTGGCGTGCAGCTGCCATCGGTTGCACGGCCTGGTCGGCCTGCTGGATGGCCGAGTACAGGGAGAACTCGTTGGCATTGTCGAAGTACTTCGGCTCGACGTGATCGGCGATGGCGCCTTCGGCCTTGCTCAGCAGGTTCGACACGCGCTTGTTCACCGCCGCCAGGGCCTCGGCTTCCGGCAGCTTGCGGAAGGCTTGTACAGCCTGCACACGCTGGTCGAAGTCCAGGGCAGAACCTGGCTGCAGGGCACGTACCGACAGGTAGGTGGCCACGTCGATGCCTTCGTCTTCGTAGCGTGCACGCAGGCGGTCGAAAATGAACTCCAGTACCTGCTCGGCCAGGCCGGCGGCCTTGACCTTGGCGCCGAACTGCTTGACTGCGAACTCGACCGCGCCGGTCAGGTCCAGGTCCAGCTGCTTCTCGATCAGGATACGCAGCACGCCCAGGGCAGCACGGCGCAGGGCGTACGGGTCCTTGCTGCCGGTCGGCAGCATGCCGATGCCGAAGATGCCGACCAGGGTGTCGAGCTTGTCGGCGATGGCCACGGCAGCACCGGTGAGGGTCTGCGGCAGCTCGGCGCCAGCACCGCGCGGCATGTACTGCTCGTTCAGGGCCAGGGCCACGTCTTCCGGCTCACCGTCGTTGAGCGCGTAGTAGTAACCGGCAACACCCTGCATCTCAGGGAATTCGCCGACCATCTCGGTGGCCAGGTCGCACTTCGACAGCAGGCCGGCACGGCCGGCGCGCTGGGCGTCGCCGCCAATCAGCGGGGCGATGAAGGCGGCCAGCCGGGAAACGCGCTCGGCCTTGTCGTACACGGTGCCCAGCTGAGCCTGGAACACCACGTTC
This genomic interval carries:
- a CDS encoding MFS transporter, with translation MSDYIQEQGAAASSASGREERKIIFASSLGTVFEWYDFFLYGALAAVISKQFFAGVNDTTAFIFALMAFAAGFLVRPFGALVFGRLGDMIGRKYTFLVTIVLMGLSTFAVGLLPTYASIGIAAPIILVVLRMLQGLALGGEYGGAATYVAEHAPPGKRGFHTGFIQSTATLGLLLSLVVVLGSRYISGDQFETWGWRLPFLLSIVLLAISTWIRMSMHESPAFVKMKAQGKVSKSPIRESFTSWPNLKVVLTALFSINAGQAVTFYTAQFYVLFFMTQMLKMDPAQANTLLIISVVIGAPFFVFFGWLSDRIGRKPILMLGLLLATLLYFPLFKALSHYANPQIDAASRQAPIVVTADPQGCTFQFDPVGKARFDSPCDKVKTFLVKQGLPYSSVDVAGSDVVVNIGDKTINGFDEAAMRAAVEQAGYPAKADPAQVNQVMVVVLIVAMILIATMTYGPLAAVMVELFPTRIRYTSMSLPYHIGNGWFGGFLPTVSFALVVYTGDIFYGLWYPVLVTGVSLVVGIFCLKETKDVDIDKI
- a CDS encoding lysophospholipid acyltransferase family protein: MVQATMSILQAIRIFLFYLLLGTSSLLWCSLSFFVAPFLSFPKRYKFINVYWCRCALFLVRTILGIDYKVTGAENVPDEPCVILSNHQSTWETFFLSQYFSPLSQVLKRELLYVPFFGWAMAMLRPIAINRDNPKEALRQVASKGDELLKQKIWVLIFPEGTRVPFGTMGKFSRGGTALAVNAGLPVLPIAHNAGKFWPKTGWGKRAGTIEVVIGKPMYANGTGPRAIAELNDRAAAWNEATQRAMGSLPPAEEKPQEQMA
- the gmhB gene encoding D-glycero-beta-D-manno-heptose 1,7-bisphosphate 7-phosphatase, producing MKLLILDRDGVINHDSDAYIKTLDEWVPIPGSVEAIAQLSKAGWTVAVATNQSGIARGYYALATLEAMHARLRALVAEQGGEVGHIVYCPHGPDEGCDCRKPKPGMLRAIAEHYQVGLEGVWFVGDSKGDLEAALAVGAQPVLVKTGKGERTLEKGVPETTLIFDDLAAIARELI